A part of Rhipicephalus microplus isolate Deutch F79 chromosome 8, USDA_Rmic, whole genome shotgun sequence genomic DNA contains:
- the LOC142768445 gene encoding uncharacterized protein LOC142768445: MTPESEHAGQASLPRRLSRAVVFLLSMMLRSKEFGRFALLCLLVVAAASVYGISEWLERTYPKPPRRILTGELLKGFERYSRNDKFVEKVLDSIVRAEVPKTIPCNTTACQWLETQVSLGDLSADRPPACQDFYEHVCWNFEGPSLYEQASRELMVQVANLLASTTNSQHKNSDVSEDVSMLHKCIDGVSGAAAFSLDCNFSVRKPINSAECPHRYPSLPVKAVHKLLQGHDVTNVGEFLSRVKRQVSLLLVLVATGKNKTCAHFM; the protein is encoded by the exons ATGACACCTGAAAGTGAACATGCAGGGCAGGCTTCACTGCCTAGGAGGCTCAGTCGTGCCGTAGTATTCCTGTTAAGTATGATGCTCCGGAGCAAAGAGTTCGGCCGATTTGCCTTGCTTTGCCTGCTGGTAGTGGCAGCTGCGTCTGTCTACGGGATTTCTGAGTGGTTGGAACGGACCTATCCCAAGCCTCCGCGGCGCATCCTCACTGGCGAGCTGCTCAAAGGGTTCGAGAGGTACTCGCGGAACGACAAGTTCGTCGAGAAAGTGCTG GATTCAATCGTGAGGGCAGAAGTACCGAAGACAATACCCTGTAACACTACGGCATGTCAGTGGTTGGAGACACAGGTGAGCCTGGGCGACCTGTCGGCAGACCGTCCACCAGCTTGCCAGGACTTCTACGAGCACGTCTGCTGGAACTTCGAGGGTCCATCCCTCTACGAGCAGGCCTCACGTGAACTTATGGTCCAGGTTGCGAACCTCTTGGCATCCACGACAAATTCCCAGCACAAAAATTCTGACGTCAGCGAAGACGTCTCTATGCTTCATAAGTGCATAGACGGTGTTTCGGGTGCTGCAGCTTTTTCACTAGATTG CAATTTCAGTGTTAGAAAGCCTATCAACAGCGCAGAATGCCCACACCGCTACCCCAGCTTACCTGTCAAGGCTGTTCATAAGCTCCTCCAAGGCCATGACGTGACGAATGTGGGGGAGTTTCTTTCTCGAGTAAAAAGGCAAGTATCCTTGCTCCTTGTTTTAGTTGCGACTGGTAAAAACAAGACATGTGCCCATTTCATGTAA
- the LOC119165301 gene encoding solute carrier family 22 member 7: MDEEPVAYGEGPFQYMVAFSAFAATTVFLTHAFSFRITARSMDHWCRPPDYLSNMTDASWKEMAIPKDDTGTHQSCTVLDPPNIADPLAVPIPCSSWHFDLEEYGNTIVSQWSLVCQRQWLVMLAVALYSTSPILGLPIMGMAADTYGRKTVIYVALPVVVVAAAASSMTRSFAVFVLTRVVVSVTSTSILVIVFALLFEVSSGNRRVEYWLVSTALAYVSLPVVFFVANSLKLDWDEFYRWLAALTCGLLLFYFTVDESPRWLLVKWKVHKAERVALRAARLNGVHARDCLGKLDTGGAELPKVEAGLRRRIFVICGYHLRRRTILLSFVWLVFTAAYNVVNLTRIISPSAVVSAINIILIAPAQLLLYPVVRLLGVKRTAIAISAVFTLSTLVLALMYREERPVYPAVLLIVMRVLLEMFSLVISIITVAAFPTTTRCWGSSVIFALGRLGSFMGFVYSTYEGDHRKDIVLCALAACMIFVCGAIECMPEDADDRSWQVSSARSSVSFPGTSVLTAKTDSSIRSLREQAMTALHGRSTSFSAHSDTPSGLSRAPAIALLEVPRVRSARMIRKQARRSDGNIGHPPSEGHRVSQGFSLTSQHDQP, encoded by the coding sequence ATGGATGAAGAGCCGGTCGCCTACGGTGAAGGCCCTTTCCAATACATGGTCGCCTTCAGCGCCTTCGCAGCCACGACGGTCTTCCTGACTCACGCGTTCAGCTTTCGAATAACGGCGCGCTCCATGGACCACTGGTGCCGGCCACCGGACTACCTCTCCAACATGACCGACGCCTCCTGGAAGGAGATGGCCATCCCCAAGGACGACACAGGCACCCACCAAAGCTGCACGGTTCTCGACCCTCCCAACATCGCCGACCCATTAGCCGTTCCCATACCCTGCTCGTCGTGGCACTTTGACCTAGAGGAGTACGGCAACACCATCGTCAGCCAGTGGAGCTTGGTCTGCCAGCGACAATGGCTCGTCATGCTAGCCGTGGCCTTGTACTCCACCTCACCCATTCTCGGGCTGCCGATTATGGGCATGGCCGCTGACACGTACGGCCGGAAGACCGTCATCTACGTGGCGCTGCCCGTTGTCGTCGTGGCCGCAGCGGCAAGCAGCATGACCAGATCGTTCGCTGTCTTTGTCTTGACTCGAGTGGTGGTCTCCGTGACGTCGACATCCATTCTTGTCATCGTTTTCGCGCTCCTTTTCGAGGTGTCCTCGGGCAATCGGCGGGTCGAATACTGGCTCGTGAGCACGGCGTTAGCCTACGTCAGCCTGCCCGTGGTTTTCTTCGTGGCGAACTCGCTCAAGCTAGACTGGGACGAGTTCTACCGCTGGCTTGCGGCCCTTACCTGCGGGCTGTTGCTCTTCTACTTCACTGTGGATGAATCTCCTCGCTGGCTTCTCGTGAAGTGGAAAGTTCACAAGGCAGAGCGCGTCGCACTGAGGGCCGCTCGCCTGAACGGTGTTCATGCACGAGATTGCCTCGGTAAGCTCGACACGGGGGGCGCCGAGCTTCCGAAAGTCGAAGCTGGACTAAGGCGTAGGATTTTTGTCATCTGCGGCTACCACCTGAGGAGACGCACTATACTGCTGTCTTTCGTTTGGCTCGTGTTCACTGCTGCGTACAACGTGGTCAACCTGACTCGCATCATTTCTCCGAGCGCCGTAGTATCCGCTATCAATATAATTTTGATCGCGCCGGCGCAGTTACTGTTGTATCCCGTCGTACGGCTGCTTGGCGTCAAGCGCACGGCCATCGCAATCAGCGCGGTTTTTACGTTGTCGACACTCGTTCTCGCCTTGATGTACAGGGAGGAGCGGCCAGTTTATCCGGCAGTGTTGCTGATAGTCATGAGAGTCCTACTTGAGATGTTTTCTCTGGTAATTTCGATAATTACTGTGGCGGCCTTTCCAACCACTACGCGCTGTTGGGGATCGTCCGTTATTTTCGCCTTGGGCCGCCTGGGATCGTTTATGGGCTTTGTGTATTCCACCTACGAAGGTGACCATAGGAAAGACATCGTGCTGTGTGCTCTGGCCGCATGCATGATATTCGTGTGCGGCGCAATAGAGTGCATGCCTGAAGACGCCGACGACCGTTCGTGGCAAGTATCCAGTGCTCGAAGCAGCGTATCTTTTCCTGGGACCTCTGTCTTGACTGCAAAGACGGACTCTTCCATCCGGTCACTGAGAGAACAAGCCATGACAGCGCTCCACGGCCGCAGTACCAGCTTCAGTGCGCACAGTGACACTCCATCTGGACTGTCGAGAGCCCCGGCTATAGCGTTGTTAGAGGTGCCACGTGTGAGAAGTGCGAGGATGATAAGAAAGCAGGCGCGTCGAAGCGATGGAAACATAGGTCATCCCCCATCTGAAGGCCATCGTGTTAGCCAAGGGTTTTCTCTTACATCGCAGCATGACCAGCCCTGA
- the LOC142768918 gene encoding uncharacterized protein LOC142768918: MACVQIHEGLFQSDSAQAAVLVLQDTLTDVDEIASLLFHAAVDTLSMRVPTWLSRHVEGENPRLQHQRRPKYLKELQSVQVELVGMLEDADADYETSVYSWETRYDYGRNLLLVPQGLLALLATITDVIDPVSSVFLFSQLIRPLLPQPSGPYSWKLAHDHHLAYVTGCLRSVYNASLDFDNSPGLLPQFAYESALLGPLYDVYRRGVHEGIQPSVYLNQRYTNWQLFFVLWAMSHCETGRDGTVLVNAAVSNSMRFGRLFSCGMGDPMFSTRKCNFWVYW; the protein is encoded by the exons ATGGCCTGCGTCCAAATTCACGAGGGCCTCTTCCAGTCGGACAGCGCGCAGGCGGCCGTTCTCGTCTTGCAAGACACTCTCACGGACGTCGATGAAATCGCCTCGCTGTTATTCCACGCAGCGGTGGACACTCTGAGTATGCGTGTTCCTACATGGCTGTCCAG ACACGTTGAAGGTGAGAACCCGCGATTGCAGCATCAGCGAAGGCCTAAATATCTGAAGGAGTTGCAGTCCGTGCAGGTGGAACTAGTCGGAATGTTGGAAGACGCTGACGCGGACTACGAAACATCGGTGTATTCTTGGGAG ACCCGTTATGACTACGGCCGCAACTTGCTCCTAGTTCCGCAAGGTTTGCTGGCGCTCCTGGCAACTATTACAGATGTCATAGATCCCGTGTCATCAGTGTTTCTCTTCTCACAGCTGATCAGACCCCTGTTGCCCCAACCTTCCGGTCCTTACTCTTGGAAG TTGGCACACGACCATCACCTAGCCTACGTGACGGGCTGCTTGCGCTCCGTGTACAATGCCTCCTTAGACTTCGACAACAGTCCTGGCTTGCTGCCTCAATTCGCGTATGAGTCTGCGCTACTCGGTCCGCTTTACGACGTCTACCGTAGAGGCGTCCACGAAGGCATCCAGCCTTCGGTCTACTTGAACCAACGCTACACGAACTGGCAGCTGTTCTTCGTGCTATGGGCTATGAGTCACTGCGAAACAGGGCGGGACGGCACTGTTCTGGTGAATGCCGCGGTCAGCAACTCGATGCGCTTCGGGAGGCTCTTCAGCTGTGGAATGGGAGATCCCATGTTCTCGACGAGGAAGTGCAATTTCTGGGTGTATTGGTGA